One segment of Streptomyces sp. XD-27 DNA contains the following:
- a CDS encoding FtsX-like permease family protein, with product MWATARWAHADLRAHRGAAVFLVLATAGITVSLLLAGALFGYATDPWQRVFTQSSGAHVWIHAKADAPAGGLNGLDEVRATAGPYRTVRTTAAQDPGGSGASGGSLGAGGSSGSKVALEVRAVTERPTTATPLVDSGRWLEPGTDEGARDGRGGIVLERSLARALWAEPGDTLALRGFAAPLRVVGVADTAEVRYRVGETPGVAWVLPATLAASDAGRDQRGQTVGLRLADAKDTDFVVQRAVTELGAGQITDVSTWRQAKSEAEGDNRLLGRLLGLFGLGALLAAALAVGGAISTRVRGHLRDISVLKAIGFTPGQVTRMFLAQHLGLALLGVTLGAVLTEALGSRIPGRLGEAVALWRQLPEHAWAPLAIPGGALIFIATATCLAAWRAGRVPPVPVARAALAPSRRMSGTARRALGLKVPPALVLGWRGAFHRPLRSSAAVGRLAVPLLLITVALGAWATLDRFESHPEKVGLPAALIARADGLDDRELRALLAARPDATPYPGVEVQALVPGQTGTITLRALGTDRDPYPFSVAEGRPARGPDEAVAGQGLLDLLDVRVGDWVRMTVGGTPHVLHIVGRGIEPADGGRVISTTLDTLREGADAPRPDFYHLVLKGGTDPAAVREAVLDASDGRVDVREIPNPADRLSAVRGVTVGLVVVLALIGLAELSTTIGAAVRDRGRDLLALKAIGLTPRQIAAVIVAATGFVAAAAAVVGTSLGVFAATWLIDLQGRTSGIGAGIAQSPPPGVLLLVGAAAVAGAIAVSVFPAARAARRRSADSAGDVL from the coding sequence GTGTGGGCCACGGCGCGCTGGGCGCACGCCGACCTGCGGGCGCACCGCGGCGCGGCCGTCTTCCTCGTCCTCGCGACGGCCGGGATCACCGTCTCGCTGCTGCTGGCCGGCGCCCTGTTCGGCTACGCGACCGACCCCTGGCAGCGGGTCTTCACCCAGTCCTCCGGCGCGCATGTGTGGATCCACGCCAAGGCCGACGCGCCCGCGGGCGGACTGAACGGTCTGGACGAGGTACGGGCCACCGCCGGGCCGTACCGCACGGTACGCACCACCGCGGCCCAGGACCCCGGCGGCTCCGGCGCTTCCGGTGGGTCCCTCGGCGCCGGCGGCTCCAGCGGCTCCAAGGTGGCGCTGGAAGTGCGCGCGGTGACCGAGCGGCCCACGACGGCCACCCCCCTGGTCGACTCCGGCCGCTGGCTGGAGCCGGGCACCGACGAGGGCGCGCGCGATGGGCGCGGCGGCATCGTGCTGGAGCGCTCCCTGGCCCGCGCGCTGTGGGCCGAGCCGGGGGACACGCTCGCGCTGCGCGGCTTCGCCGCGCCGCTGCGCGTGGTGGGCGTCGCGGACACCGCCGAGGTGCGGTACCGCGTGGGCGAGACCCCCGGCGTGGCATGGGTCCTCCCCGCCACCCTGGCCGCCTCCGACGCGGGCCGCGACCAGCGCGGCCAGACCGTCGGGCTGCGACTGGCCGATGCGAAGGACACCGACTTCGTGGTGCAGCGCGCGGTCACCGAGCTCGGCGCCGGCCAGATCACCGACGTCTCCACCTGGCGGCAGGCCAAGTCCGAGGCCGAAGGGGACAACCGGCTGCTCGGCCGACTCCTTGGCCTGTTCGGGCTCGGCGCGCTGCTCGCCGCCGCCCTCGCCGTGGGCGGGGCCATCAGCACCCGGGTACGGGGCCACCTGCGGGACATCTCCGTCCTCAAGGCCATCGGCTTCACCCCCGGCCAGGTGACCCGGATGTTCCTGGCCCAGCACCTGGGCCTGGCGCTGCTGGGCGTCACCCTCGGCGCGGTGCTCACCGAGGCCCTCGGCAGCCGCATCCCCGGGCGGCTCGGCGAGGCCGTGGCGCTGTGGCGGCAACTGCCCGAGCACGCCTGGGCGCCGCTCGCCATCCCCGGCGGCGCGTTGATCTTCATCGCCACGGCGACCTGCCTGGCCGCGTGGCGGGCCGGCCGGGTACCGCCGGTGCCCGTCGCCCGCGCCGCCCTCGCGCCGAGCCGCCGGATGTCCGGCACCGCCCGGCGTGCGCTCGGCCTGAAGGTCCCGCCCGCCCTGGTGCTCGGCTGGCGCGGCGCCTTCCACCGGCCGCTGCGCTCCTCGGCCGCGGTGGGGCGGCTCGCCGTGCCGCTGCTGCTGATCACCGTCGCGCTGGGCGCCTGGGCCACCCTGGACCGCTTCGAGTCGCACCCCGAGAAGGTCGGGCTGCCCGCCGCGCTCATCGCCCGCGCCGACGGCCTCGACGACCGCGAGCTGCGGGCGCTGCTGGCCGCGCGGCCCGACGCGACGCCCTACCCCGGCGTGGAGGTGCAGGCGCTGGTCCCCGGCCAGACCGGGACGATCACCCTGCGCGCGCTGGGCACCGACCGCGACCCGTACCCCTTCTCGGTCGCCGAGGGGCGGCCCGCCCGCGGCCCGGACGAGGCGGTGGCCGGACAGGGCCTGCTCGACCTGCTGGACGTGCGGGTCGGCGACTGGGTGCGGATGACCGTCGGCGGCACGCCGCACGTCCTGCACATCGTCGGGCGCGGCATCGAACCGGCGGACGGCGGCCGGGTGATCTCCACGACGCTCGACACCCTGCGCGAGGGCGCCGACGCGCCCCGGCCGGACTTCTACCACCTGGTGCTCAAGGGCGGCACCGACCCGGCGGCGGTCCGCGAGGCCGTGCTGGACGCCTCGGACGGCCGCGTCGACGTACGGGAGATCCCCAACCCGGCCGACCGGCTGTCCGCCGTGCGCGGGGTCACCGTCGGCCTGGTCGTGGTCCTGGCGCTGATCGGCCTGGCCGAGCTGTCGACGACGATCGGCGCGGCGGTCCGCGACCGCGGCCGCGACCTGCTCGCACTGAAGGCCATCGGGCTGACACCCCGACAGATAGCGGCGGTGATCGTGGCCGCCACGGGCTTCGTCGCGGCGGCCGCCGCCGTCGTCGGAACGTCCCTGGGCGTCTTCGCCGCCACCTGGCTGATCGACCTGCAGGGCCGGACCAGCGGCATCGGCGCGGGCATCGCCCAGTCGCCCCCGCCGGGCGTCCTGCTGCTGGTGGGCGCCGCCGCCGTCGCAGGCGCGATAGCCGTCTCCGTCTTCCCGGCCGCCCGCGCCGCCCGCCGCAGGTCCGCGGACTCCGCAGGCGACGTGCTCTGA